The following nucleotide sequence is from Clostridia bacterium.
ATCTTCTTTGGATAAATCAGCTAATTCAGGTACCAATAAACTAGTAAAATCCATTTCCAAAGAATGAATTGCTTTTAAAAGGGCTGCCGAAAATGTTTTCCCTAAAGCCATCACTTCACCGGTTGCTTTCATTTGTGAACCTAGTGTCCGTCTAGCAGTAGTAAATTTATCAAAAGGCCAGCGCGGTATTTTAACCACCACATAATCCCATTTTGGTTCTTTAAGGGCCGCTTTAGTAATTTCGGTAAGTTGATATCCCAAAGCTATTTTAGTAGCCACTTTGGCAATCGGATAACCAGTAGCCTTGGAAGCCAAAGCACTAGAACGACTTACCCGTGGATTTACTTCAATTACATAATATTGTCCACTATGGGGATGTAAAGCATACTGGACATTACAGCCACCTGCAATACCTAAAGCGGTGGCTATTTTTAAAGCACTCTGCTTTAACATTTTCTCTTCCTGAATAGTTAGTGTTTGTGTGGGAGCCACAACCACACTATCACCAGTATGAATTCCTACCGGATCAATATTTTCCATAGAACAAACCGAAAAACAATTACCAGAAGTATCACGTACTACTTCAAACTCTATTTCTTTCCAACCAGCCACACTTCTTTCAATTAATAATTGTTTATTGATACTATAAGTTAAACCTTTAGCCGCAATTTCCTTTAATTCCGACTTATTTTCCGCTACTCCACCTCCACTTCCCCCTAAAGTATAACCTGGACGAACTATTAAAGGATAACCTATTTCTTCAGCAAATAATAAAGCTTTTTCTACACTATCAACAACCATACTTTCCGGTATTGGTTCTTTAATTTCGGACATTAATCTTTTAAATAATTCCCGATCTTCGGCTTGACGAATCGCATCTAAAGAGGTGCCCAAAAGCTCTACCCCATATTTCTCCAACACACCTTTTTCAGCTAAAGCCAAAGCTAAATTTAAACCTACTTGACCTCCTAAAGTAGCTAAAAGCCCATCTGGTTTTTCTTTAGCAATAATTTGTTCTAAAACTTCGGGAATTAAAGGTTCTAAATAAACTCGAGCGGCCATTTCCGTATCAGTCATAATTGTCGCCGGATTAGAATTAACCAATACTACTTCAATTCCTTCTTCTTTAAGGGCTTGACAGGCCTGTGTACCGGCATAATCAAATTCGGCTGCCTGTCCGATGACAATCGGACCAGAGCCAATCATTAATACCTTTTTAATCGCTAAATTTTTAGGCATACCTGTCCCCCTTTACTAAGCCATCACACATAACAATATTTCCCCCCACAATGGTCATTATCGGCCAACCTTGAAAAACACGACCATCTACTGGAGTATTTTTACCTAATGAATAAAACTGACTGGCCTGTACCGCTTTCGTTAATAAAGGATCAATAATTGTTAAATCCGCGGTTTCACCCACTTTTAAGATACCTTTGTTAATACCCAAAACTTTAGCCGGACCAGTAGTAAAACGTGCCACAAATTCCAAAGGATTCATTTTTTCCTGTACTACTAAAGTATCCCAGGTAATTGGCAGGGCAGTTTCCAAACCAGAAATACCAAAAGGAGCCCGACTATATTCTTGTTCTTTTTCCTCCGGAGACCAAGGAGCATGATCAGTAGCTATACAAGAAATTAACCCCCTTTGCACAGCCTGACGAATAGCCTGAACATCTTTTTCACTGCGCAAAGGTGGTTTCACCTTTGTATGGGTGGAATAATCTTTCACAGCCTGATCAGTAAGTAAAAGATGATGAGGAGTAGCCTCAGCGGTAATTTCTAGACCGCGTTCTCGTGCAAATTCAAGCAGGGCTACACTACCAGCAGTACTCACATGGGCTAAATGTAATTTC
It contains:
- the carB gene encoding carbamoyl-phosphate synthase large subunit, which gives rise to MPKNLAIKKVLMIGSGPIVIGQAAEFDYAGTQACQALKEEGIEVVLVNSNPATIMTDTEMAARVYLEPLIPEVLEQIIAKEKPDGLLATLGGQVGLNLALALAEKGVLEKYGVELLGTSLDAIRQAEDRELFKRLMSEIKEPIPESMVVDSVEKALLFAEEIGYPLIVRPGYTLGGSGGGVAENKSELKEIAAKGLTYSINKQLLIERSVAGWKEIEFEVVRDTSGNCFSVCSMENIDPVGIHTGDSVVVAPTQTLTIQEEKMLKQSALKIATALGIAGGCNVQYALHPHSGQYYVIEVNPRVSRSSALASKATGYPIAKVATKIALGYQLTEITKAALKEPKWDYVVVKIPRWPFDKFTTARRTLGSQMKATGEVMALGKTFSAALLKAIHSLEMDFTSLLVPELADLSKEDLYRKLKMADDERIFIVAEALRRDISLEKIKELTGIAPFFLESLAEIIALEKKEWTSKEWLLAKEMGFSDLELARFQGLTPTEVRKKRKELGITPVYRLVDIYAHTTPYYYSCYQAENELKPTTQSKVVVLGSGPIRIGQGIEFDYCSVHSILAIKEAGLEAVVINNNPETVSTDPEISNRLYFEPLTLEHVLDVLEVEKPLGVVVQFGGQTAINLAKPLLECDIPILGTKVNDLDRAEDREKFDALLEEIKVPRPQGSIAYNHHQAKKIAETLGFPVLVRPSYVLGGRAMEIVYSEAELTTYLEEAVRVSAEHPVLVDRYLLGKEVEVDALADGKQVLIPGIMEHLEKAGIHSGDSIAIYPPQTLSEKIKQTLIDYTKRLALSLQIKGLLNIQFVIQGEEVYVLEVNPRA